A stretch of the Coprobacillus cateniformis genome encodes the following:
- a CDS encoding helix-turn-helix domain-containing protein, which translates to MYLKNNLKILRSKKGLSYRQMGKQCGIGYASINRLENEDNSNVKIHTLKKLADFFNITIDELVYKDLSKDVPVTGTK; encoded by the coding sequence ATGTATTTAAAAAATAATTTAAAAATTTTAAGGTCAAAAAAAGGTCTTAGTTATCGCCAAATGGGAAAACAATGTGGTATTGGTTATGCAAGTATTAATCGATTGGAAAATGAAGATAATAGCAATGTGAAAATACATACTTTAAAGAAACTTGCTGACTTCTTCAATATTACTATTGATGAGTTAGTCTATAAAGATCTATCAAAAGATGTACCAGTCACTGGTACAAAATAA
- a CDS encoding conjugal transfer protein: MLFKKIHKVEMESKHENDETEELSEEELEFQFQRQLRKLNFKRKIKNILIYSVIGLALIGGYKSLFQVEKKTPHEEIENQSFITQYIKNYYVYPKTDETNEFLKLYTSQTDISNDFNQNLERGEITSCEIYKVESDEKKDNVLHYYVSADYKTKMKEKEASTEKIYCKIDVAKINDSYLVIRPISNVSHERKIVEDKEILDSFKFEAHTTTQTLDEDQKKEIENTITLFLKTYNEDIVQARLLTTDPSIIDALDLNTKLALDHMNDCSSDDENIYVTAQINANYKDIYISKRNYYFVIDKEKNKIKNMEVF, from the coding sequence ATGCTATTCAAAAAAATACATAAAGTTGAAATGGAATCAAAACATGAAAATGATGAAACTGAAGAATTATCTGAAGAAGAATTGGAATTTCAATTTCAAAGGCAGTTAAGAAAACTTAATTTTAAGCGAAAAATAAAAAATATTCTTATTTATTCTGTTATTGGATTAGCTTTAATTGGTGGTTATAAAAGTCTCTTTCAAGTAGAGAAAAAAACACCTCATGAAGAAATAGAAAATCAATCATTTATCACTCAATATATAAAAAATTATTATGTATATCCAAAGACTGATGAGACAAATGAATTTTTAAAGCTATACACATCACAAACAGATATATCAAATGATTTCAATCAAAATCTTGAACGTGGTGAGATCACATCGTGTGAAATTTATAAAGTCGAAAGTGATGAGAAAAAAGATAATGTTTTACATTATTATGTAAGTGCTGACTATAAGACGAAGATGAAAGAAAAAGAAGCATCTACAGAGAAGATTTATTGTAAAATCGACGTTGCTAAAATTAATGATTCTTATCTTGTCATTCGACCAATCAGTAATGTATCTCATGAAAGAAAAATTGTTGAGGATAAGGAAATATTGGATTCATTTAAATTTGAAGCACATACAACAACTCAAACACTTGATGAAGATCAGAAAAAAGAAATTGAGAATACAATAACATTATTTTTGAAAACATATAATGAAGATATTGTACAAGCAAGATTATTAACAACTGATCCATCAATTATTGATGCTCTTGATCTCAATACAAAACTAGCATTAGATCATATGAATGATTGCTCTTCTGATGATGAGAATATTTATGTAACAGCTCAAATTAATGCTAATTACAAGGATATCTATATATCAAAACGAAACTATTACTTTGTTATTGATAAAGAAAAAAATAAAATCAAAAATATGGAGGTATTTTAA
- a CDS encoding ATP-binding protein, with product MHVGKIYVYDNLIYHKEVANYYYKITPINSLFAPETQQTTLLEAMTNIITDVNMPGSIIIRPKAIDNKKIYQSYADNFKKYGKPEFLDLAKDYILSLKEILSKAIKYRYDIYLVFCDGREDLKKRKNIKLFGESNKPLTQSELELYQTAEKEIFKKLSRSVHAQKVSEDLALILHNYIAIPIEKKIIDYCVEESPMSLTYHYKQSNKAEFDELYTKTLVASKFERSRLEDITRANDVINSLQLESYPTDVFIKFDLEHTKDFKRDMAGKKESIKKAHKRYISLTDRKDKEAIKAQIVATSGMEADESIERVKVKWQMFLRIRSNSVQMLEKRADALMEKFSGVNIRLSQELGEQLSLANNLFPYRSIFRKYVQLTDISYFVNYNYLGGLYIGDEEEGMIESYTVPGKIPIFYNISKPLLGQTKTSSSVSVYAGETGGGKTQLADHRAFQNMIFKGMRVLTIDPKGDREKKIKLLGDRASHLKIGSDDCQDGMFDAYLINSQYDDALEQVYKDVDAMVRALGLRISVDYNAIVQAHTEMIKDVKNKIIPRATFTSFIEKLEKYDEYIARQIITLRRTKIGRLFYATEDTKYDSSFNLNKQYNLITFIKTPVPRDQNMDSRDDPNRLDNAIFALAFSRVQNIITNFMKQFGNEENILIVDEYKRIKDTPGGEVIIDNCARQVRSWQTHLLIITQSLSDISSSLLNNTGEIFVGSLKSSEEIEFVLDEMKLNNHQTVRSALIDRTTAEGADENKKYVFLMQDYNNRKCLTKLIIPRCFSEIFRTLKDDETVSIGGRQYE from the coding sequence ATGCATGTAGGTAAGATATATGTCTATGACAATTTGATTTATCATAAAGAAGTTGCAAATTACTATTATAAAATTACACCTATCAATTCACTGTTTGCTCCAGAAACTCAGCAGACAACATTGTTAGAAGCAATGACAAACATTATTACAGATGTCAATATGCCAGGTAGTATTATCATTAGACCAAAGGCGATTGATAATAAAAAGATTTATCAGTCATATGCTGATAATTTTAAAAAGTATGGCAAGCCTGAATTCCTGGATCTTGCAAAAGATTATATTTTATCATTAAAAGAAATATTATCAAAGGCCATAAAATACAGATATGATATTTACCTGGTTTTTTGTGATGGACGTGAAGATCTTAAAAAAAGAAAAAATATCAAATTGTTTGGTGAAAGTAATAAACCATTAACGCAATCAGAACTTGAACTATATCAAACTGCTGAAAAAGAAATCTTTAAAAAATTATCACGCAGTGTTCACGCACAAAAAGTCAGTGAGGATCTGGCTTTAATACTACATAATTATATTGCTATACCAATTGAAAAAAAGATAATTGATTATTGTGTGGAAGAAAGTCCAATGTCATTAACATATCACTATAAACAATCCAACAAAGCTGAATTTGATGAACTCTATACAAAAACATTAGTAGCAAGTAAATTCGAAAGAAGTCGTCTTGAAGATATCACAAGAGCAAATGATGTTATTAATTCATTGCAACTTGAATCCTATCCTACTGATGTCTTTATTAAATTTGATCTTGAACATACCAAGGATTTTAAGAGAGACATGGCCGGTAAGAAAGAGAGCATCAAAAAGGCTCATAAGCGTTATATCAGTTTAACTGATCGCAAGGATAAGGAAGCCATTAAGGCTCAGATTGTTGCAACTTCTGGTATGGAGGCAGACGAATCAATTGAACGTGTAAAAGTAAAATGGCAAATGTTTTTACGTATACGTTCAAATAGTGTTCAGATGCTTGAAAAACGTGCTGATGCTTTAATGGAGAAGTTTAGTGGTGTAAACATTAGATTGTCTCAGGAACTTGGCGAACAACTCTCATTGGCAAATAATCTTTTTCCATATCGAAGCATATTCAGAAAGTATGTACAATTAACTGATATTAGCTATTTTGTGAATTATAATTATTTAGGTGGATTATATATTGGTGATGAAGAAGAAGGAATGATTGAGTCATATACAGTACCTGGTAAAATTCCTATTTTCTACAACATTTCAAAACCATTGTTAGGACAAACTAAAACATCATCGAGTGTGTCTGTTTATGCAGGTGAGACTGGTGGTGGAAAGACACAACTCGCAGACCATAGAGCATTTCAAAATATGATCTTTAAGGGCATGAGAGTATTGACAATTGATCCAAAAGGAGATCGTGAGAAAAAGATAAAGCTATTAGGAGATAGAGCATCACACTTGAAAATAGGATCTGATGATTGTCAGGATGGAATGTTTGATGCCTATCTTATAAATAGTCAATATGATGATGCATTAGAACAAGTTTATAAGGATGTAGATGCAATGGTAAGAGCACTAGGACTAAGAATATCTGTTGATTATAATGCAATTGTTCAAGCTCATACAGAAATGATTAAGGATGTCAAAAATAAAATAATACCAAGAGCAACATTTACTTCTTTTATTGAGAAACTTGAAAAATATGACGAATATATCGCAAGACAAATTATTACATTAAGAAGAACAAAAATTGGCAGATTATTTTATGCTACTGAAGATACGAAATATGATTCTTCTTTTAACCTTAATAAACAGTATAATCTTATTACATTTATCAAAACTCCAGTTCCTCGTGATCAAAATATGGATTCAAGGGATGATCCAAATAGATTGGATAATGCCATCTTTGCACTTGCCTTTTCAAGAGTACAAAATATCATTACTAACTTTATGAAACAGTTCGGTAATGAAGAAAATATCTTAATTGTAGATGAATACAAACGAATCAAAGATACACCAGGTGGAGAAGTAATTATTGATAACTGTGCACGACAAGTGAGGTCGTGGCAAACTCATTTGTTGATCATAACACAATCTCTATCTGATATTTCATCTTCATTGTTGAATAATACTGGAGAAATATTTGTTGGATCGTTAAAATCATCTGAAGAGATTGAATTTGTACTTGATGAAATGAAATTGAATAATCATCAAACGGTACGCAGTGCTTTAATAGATAGAACAACTGCTGAAGGAGCTGATGAAAATAAAAAATATGTTTTCCTAATGCAAGATTACAATAATAGAAAATGTCTGACAAAGCTTATTATTCCTAGATGTTTCAGTGAGATATTTAGAACCTTAAAAGATGATGAAACAGTAAGTATAGGAGGTAGACAATATGAATAA
- a CDS encoding SpaA isopeptide-forming pilin-related protein: MKKVFNKAFKIILICLMAFGTIEANIVKSKAVKASNTGNYPKEDSVVYNGKINYDGNIVGDFTINGMQAFCMAHPVTTPGSGVKLTSEIYNNSNVQKVLYYGWGGPEQWSGFKNRSHGIVVTSLALSYYYYGDNSSPSTIKSFIDFVSSKTMPDFQVQFSKAKVQAYKSGSIQKTESITLKSGSDTFGVTVSLQNNVTYVDETHNTRQTGGSVTIKGKTTFHLEAPLNVNLGQWKTGEKTRVYLFSPIRSIAKVGTYQPLGYYEYTYDPSKTTSLTVDWLSLGNLKIAKQDNKGNVVPNTQFKISYNSDMTSPIGTYTTTSDGSVTINDLTPQNVYIQETSVPNHLVLDNTVHSVGIQTGETVTFTQTNNWKQGYIEVTKYDKKTNQIVKKSGTQFEILKGSTVVSTITTNANGVAKTGLLDYGTYIVREKSAPQNYVIATLTQNQDVVENNKTYSIKVYNEPVLGSVNLTKVDADTNTSVPQGDATLVDAEYVLKANENILNPSDGSVLYAKDEAISVKNIGSGSWGDTGTKKTDSNAKIKWSNLPMGSYYIQEVNPSNGYLLDTDKHVFSITSSNQTTTIVTSNQILKEQVIKGQLSIVKVGTTGENSGVIKPLKDVEFTMKLQSEVAKVGWDAAKTYDILVTDTNGMAISKALPYGLYIVRETKGVLDHGIGGDFLVEINEDKEIEYRVVNNVPFQSWLKIVKQDQDGNDVILSSATFKLKDKDGNFVKQKVSGSYVDEWSTDDRGYVFLNNRLEQGEYTIVELKNPEGFLIGSDINVHITSSSPHISLDDDNQAVITVYVKDEEPTGKIVLNKIFERTEDNALGGAIFKLTAHSDVVDPATGNVIYNKGDAVNIDIAEDGLYVINESGQLIIDGLPLGVDGASYKLEEVKTLDGYDLLEEPVIFNFSIKDNLIKEYTIEKSVENNLTQTSFIKKDADGHVRSGATYQIKDDKNNVIDEWVTTEDPHLIKGLVYGKEYTLIELIAPEGLTIAKDIKFIYTKDTKEIIMIDKKVEVSKLDTQFNDIKGAKLQVISTKTKQIVDEWVTDGTIHSIENLIVGYEYILREVEAPQGYVKAEDIIFTVKDDQKNQLIKMIDKQVIVSKLDIDHKYLPGADLSVLDHEGNEIDQWISTEEQHEVNGLIEGKEYTLHENNPPQGYLLAEDIMFTVTTDKESQIITMIDEQVLTDIQVNKVDSLTKLPIKSQDFEFTMYADQECTIVLDIVHANIEDGTATFKNVPYGVVYIKETKAPLGYRLSTEVKKVVINDDLEGVGNIHSFVYENTLLPVVVTSVPTGDQMNIGFIVCLVIGSALASCFLFYRRKKEEE, from the coding sequence ATGAAAAAAGTTTTTAATAAAGCATTTAAAATTATTCTAATATGTTTAATGGCTTTTGGAACAATTGAGGCAAATATAGTTAAAAGTAAAGCCGTTAAAGCATCGAACACTGGTAATTATCCCAAAGAAGATAGTGTCGTATATAACGGAAAAATTAACTACGATGGAAATATTGTTGGTGATTTTACAATAAATGGAATGCAAGCGTTTTGTATGGCACATCCAGTTACAACACCAGGTAGTGGTGTTAAACTCACTTCAGAAATATATAATAACTCTAATGTTCAAAAGGTATTATATTATGGGTGGGGAGGACCTGAACAATGGAGTGGTTTTAAAAATCGTTCTCATGGAATTGTTGTGACTAGTCTTGCATTAAGTTATTATTATTATGGTGATAATTCATCACCATCAACAATTAAAAGTTTTATTGATTTTGTTAGTAGTAAAACAATGCCAGATTTTCAAGTGCAATTCTCAAAAGCAAAAGTACAAGCGTATAAATCGGGTAGTATTCAAAAAACAGAGAGTATTACTTTAAAAAGTGGTAGTGATACTTTTGGTGTTACAGTTTCATTGCAAAATAATGTTACTTATGTTGACGAAACACATAATACAAGACAAACTGGAGGAAGTGTAACAATAAAGGGAAAGACTACCTTTCATTTAGAAGCACCATTAAATGTTAATTTAGGACAATGGAAAACTGGAGAGAAAACTAGAGTATATTTATTCTCCCCTATTAGATCAATAGCTAAAGTTGGAACTTATCAACCGTTAGGGTATTATGAGTATACATATGATCCTAGTAAAACAACTTCTTTAACGGTAGACTGGTTATCATTAGGTAATCTAAAAATTGCTAAGCAAGACAATAAAGGTAATGTAGTTCCAAATACACAATTTAAGATTAGCTATAATTCAGATATGACTTCTCCGATAGGAACTTATACAACTACGAGTGATGGATCTGTAACTATAAATGATTTAACACCACAGAATGTATATATCCAAGAAACAAGTGTTCCTAATCATTTGGTTTTAGATAATACAGTGCACTCAGTTGGAATACAGACTGGAGAAACAGTTACTTTTACACAAACTAATAACTGGAAACAAGGTTATATTGAAGTTACAAAATATGATAAGAAAACAAATCAAATTGTTAAGAAAAGTGGAACGCAGTTTGAAATATTAAAAGGATCAACTGTTGTATCAACAATTACAACAAATGCTAATGGAGTTGCTAAAACTGGATTACTTGATTATGGAACATACATAGTTAGAGAAAAGAGTGCTCCACAAAATTATGTTATTGCGACCCTAACACAAAATCAGGATGTTGTGGAAAACAATAAAACATATAGTATAAAAGTTTACAATGAGCCAGTATTAGGTTCAGTTAATTTAACCAAAGTAGATGCTGATACAAATACTTCAGTACCTCAAGGTGATGCAACTCTAGTTGATGCAGAATATGTTTTAAAAGCAAATGAAAATATTTTAAATCCATCAGATGGTTCTGTTTTATATGCAAAAGATGAAGCTATATCTGTTAAAAATATTGGGAGTGGCTCATGGGGTGATACTGGAACAAAGAAAACAGACAGTAATGCTAAAATTAAGTGGTCTAATTTACCAATGGGAAGTTATTATATTCAGGAAGTTAATCCAAGTAACGGCTATTTATTAGATACAGATAAGCATGTTTTTTCAATTACTTCATCAAATCAAACAACAACTATTGTTACAAGCAATCAAATTTTGAAAGAACAAGTTATTAAAGGACAACTTTCAATTGTAAAGGTTGGAACAACTGGAGAAAATTCAGGAGTCATTAAGCCATTAAAAGATGTTGAGTTTACAATGAAATTACAGAGTGAAGTCGCAAAGGTTGGATGGGATGCAGCTAAAACATATGATATCCTGGTAACAGATACAAATGGTATGGCTATCTCAAAAGCATTACCTTATGGTCTATATATTGTTAGAGAAACAAAAGGAGTTCTTGATCATGGTATTGGTGGAGATTTCCTTGTTGAAATTAATGAAGATAAAGAAATAGAATATAGAGTAGTTAATAACGTCCCTTTCCAGTCATGGTTAAAAATTGTTAAACAAGACCAAGATGGAAATGACGTTATTTTAAGTTCAGCTACCTTTAAATTAAAGGACAAGGATGGAAATTTTGTAAAACAGAAAGTATCAGGTTCATATGTTGATGAATGGTCTACAGATGATCGAGGATATGTATTTCTTAATAACAGACTTGAGCAAGGTGAGTATACAATCGTTGAATTAAAGAACCCTGAAGGCTTTTTAATTGGATCAGATATAAATGTTCATATTACTTCTTCTAGCCCTCATATAAGCTTAGATGACGATAATCAGGCAGTCATTACAGTTTATGTAAAAGATGAGGAACCAACTGGTAAAATTGTTTTAAATAAGATATTTGAAAGGACAGAAGATAATGCTCTTGGTGGAGCAATTTTTAAATTAACTGCTCATTCTGATGTTGTAGATCCTGCTACTGGTAATGTTATTTATAATAAAGGTGACGCGGTTAATATTGATATTGCTGAAGATGGATTATATGTAATTAATGAAAGTGGCCAATTAATAATTGATGGATTACCACTTGGAGTAGATGGTGCAAGTTATAAACTAGAAGAAGTAAAGACATTAGATGGATATGATCTTTTAGAAGAACCAGTTATTTTTAATTTCAGCATTAAGGATAATTTGATTAAAGAATATACTATCGAGAAATCAGTTGAAAACAATTTAACACAAACAAGTTTTATTAAAAAGGATGCAGATGGCCATGTAAGGTCAGGAGCAACCTATCAAATCAAAGATGATAAAAATAATGTTATTGATGAGTGGGTAACAACAGAAGATCCTCATTTGATCAAAGGACTTGTTTATGGAAAGGAATATACACTAATAGAGTTAATTGCACCTGAAGGACTAACAATTGCTAAGGATATCAAATTTATCTATACAAAGGATACAAAAGAAATTATTATGATTGATAAAAAGGTTGAGGTATCAAAATTGGATACACAATTTAATGATATTAAAGGGGCAAAATTACAAGTCATCTCTACAAAAACAAAACAAATTGTTGATGAATGGGTAACTGATGGAACAATTCATTCAATTGAAAACTTAATTGTAGGTTATGAATATATATTAAGAGAAGTTGAAGCACCACAAGGTTATGTAAAGGCTGAAGATATTATCTTTACTGTTAAGGATGATCAGAAGAATCAATTAATAAAAATGATTGATAAGCAAGTTATAGTTTCTAAACTGGATATTGATCATAAATATTTACCAGGTGCTGATCTATCAGTTTTAGATCACGAGGGAAATGAAATTGATCAATGGATATCAACTGAGGAACAACATGAAGTTAATGGTCTTATCGAGGGTAAAGAGTATACGCTACATGAAAACAATCCCCCACAAGGTTATTTATTAGCTGAAGATATTATGTTCACTGTAACAACTGATAAAGAAAGTCAGATCATCACCATGATTGATGAACAAGTATTAACTGATATTCAAGTTAATAAAGTAGATAGTTTAACAAAGTTACCTATTAAATCCCAAGATTTTGAATTTACTATGTATGCTGATCAAGAATGTACAATAGTATTAGATATTGTACATGCTAATATTGAAGATGGGACAGCAACTTTTAAAAATGTGCCTTATGGAGTTGTTTATATTAAAGAAACTAAAGCACCATTGGGATATAGATTAAGTACAGAAGTAAAGAAAGTTGTCATTAATGATGATTTAGAAGGAGTTGGAAATATACATAGCTTTGTATATGAGAATACTTTACTGCCAGTTGTAGTCACAAGCGTGCCTACTGGTGATCAAATGAATATAGGTTTCATTGTATGTTTGGTAATAGGTAGTGCATTAGCAAGCTGCTTTTTATTTTATAGAAGAAAAAAAGAGGAGGAATAG